aaccaaataaaaaagtacaCATCTAATTGCAAAAGAGGAGGTAGTATACGAATCGCCTAAGTGaaagatgaaatttaaaaaatttaatcgtcATACATTTAACACCGGGTGGATATTCAATCGCGATCAAACCTGTCAGCGAATGAAACGCAAATGATAAACGACTGTAAGaattattaacaaaaaagtatctaaaacaaatacagtgttttaaaaaatgctaaCGCACAAGGACAAGCTGGATGTTAACGACTTCTTTCTGCACTGAGCTGAGGAATGCGGAATCTTGGGCTTCCAGGAGTCCAACTCGTTGGTCGAAAACGATCCAGTGAGTGATTGAGTGAGTGACTTcagattgaaaatgaagactgAAATTTTACACATCAGCCTCTTAATAACAAACAATCTCAtgagaaaagaatataaatgTTAACTAATGCAATTGGAGCTCCAACGTCCGCAAAAGCCGATCAGAAAAGCCATCAACGTCATTCTAATCGCATCACGGCACCATCCCATCCCCATACATACACATGTAGGTATACTAGATTGGTGCATCGGCCTACGGTGGTTACCAACGAcgcccaaacaaaaaacgcaATAGGCAAAGCAATGATGACGTTTTCTGTGGATCAACTAAATTTGAGATTCAGACCGAGCACATTCTTAAGGATTCTCCACATTCCCGCAATTTCCTTGTTTAGATCAAAGTAAAATCTAagctaaaaatcaattaacacTGTCAAGAGTCTATAGGatcgaaaaataaacatcTACAAATTCAGCAGTCGCCTCGCAATActtaaatttggaaatttcagaataaaaaactGGCAGTTAGTACTAGCGATGAGatcaatttaaattcttaCCCCACAGGGCAACCATTGATGCGTTCAAATACCGTTCACCGTGCAAACGCACATTAAGCATAGAGCAAGTTCAATCCTACCAGAAATGTGTTGCTGTCTGGATTGGAATTCTATagctcttcttctccattccAAACTCCGGTTAGCGGAAGCAACTTCTTAATGGTAACAGGAAAGTGGCTGTTCTGTCCTTCTGACGTCAACACCGCCATTCACGCAATCACGAATCCAGGAAAACACCAGCGAACTAAAAATGGCGAAACAAATATTATAGTGATTTGATTTATAAACCTTCACCGTCTTTCAAGAGTAATTAACCTGACAGTCTGACCATGTCAATTTGATAAACTATCTAACCAAAACACCAGGTAAATTTCAGTACAGTAAAATGTCTGCTATAGAAAACAGCCTATACTTgataaaatcaacaaatcgAAACTAAACCACccacaaaacaacaactacagcTGACCTTACCAtgaattaagatttttaattttagtaaCAAACCACACCTTCACTGGCTGtctaaaattttgattacgAGTCATTACTGATGTCAGAAtgttatttcacattttattattgtaaaaGCTAGAAAGAGTCAAGTAGATAGATCattagaaatgaaagaacTTTAATGATACGACAAGATAAATAGATAATGTAAGATAAAATAACCAGTAGATAAGAGATGGACTGTACATCTTTCACTTCAATGGCAAAACatatccaccaccacctctaCCGGCACATTCATGTaacttattatttacaaaaactGGATTCCCAGCAATTTAAAATGATATGCCAGTTTCTCATTAATTCAATATAATTTACTCTTTCAAATCGAATTTTAATGAAAGTAAAGCTTCATCataaaatcagaaacaatAAGTTGAAGGAATTTAACAACCCCCTCCACAGTCCCCATTCATGACAAATCTTCTCTAGCATAGTTTTACGTGTGGAAACTTAAGgaaaatacataaatatagCATCATCAATATGTTAGAACTTTAAATGTAGtaatataagaaaacatatgtagaaatataagaaaacataCTTGACATTTCGAAAATCCACACGCCACGCCACGCGTGAAGAAAGCAGACGACTGATGAAGTAATGGGTTTCCATGGAGTAGTACGAAATTTCTCTACCAGGTGCCTCTgactaagaaaacaaattatgcgtttttttctttcaaaagccATGATTAATTTCAGCATTTAGTTTTAGTTCGGCTACCCCAAAAGCAGTTCCTCCTCTTGTGACATTTCCAACACGCGGGAAAACCCTCAAAGGTGGCGGGACATTGCGTGGTCTGCCAATCGGAAACAGCCGATGGTCCAGGTCTGGGTGGAGGTCCTGGAGGTTTTTCTAACGTTTTTCTAACTCCGGCTTCCGATAAAGTCGTCTTGGGTTTTGGTGGTTGCAGAGTAGTGAGAGTTGCATCGGCCGAATCAGAAGTATGGATTTTGTGCAGGGGAATAGAAACTGGTGACACTTTCCCCGATGGTCGAGAGCCAGAGGTGATTACCAGTGCATTCTTGATGGTTGTTATCGCCTGCCCTCCGCTATCCGGCGCTCCTGGCTGTTGACAGCTGGGAGCTGCTTCCGCCAACGTCACCTATTTTGTTTAGCTGCACATTCTCCACAAAAGCCTGTCAGAATTATCAGGTCAAAAACTGCTGTTCTAATGAAGCCCTCAATCTGTGCTCTACGCCCCGGGGTTAACGAATGGAACTCGACTGTCGCCAACGATTCGCTGCCATCGCGGTGGACTCGGCCATCACATCTGAGAGAGTTAAGCCAatagataaaataaattaaaaaaaaaaatgaaaaatgtccaACAGAGATGAATGTTACCAGTGTCTGTATCGGAATTGCCTTCATCTTCTAGAAGGCAAAACGTTCGATAACGTGGCGGAATTTCAATGTTAAGTCTACTATCCATTCACTTGGGCGGTTGAGTTATACAGTTATATAGCGAGAAACTGCATTCCCTAATGCCAGTTTAATTAGATGTCCATTTTCAGTTAATTCTGTTTCTGCGCAAAGAGGACTTCCATGTGAGGTCCCAGAATTGTGTTGAGTTGAAAAAACCTCCACGTGATCCCTTCTGCTTCGCAGCATTGATTTGACTTTCAGGGGAGTCAAACTTATTGATAGGAAATTGAGCTGAGTAGAGAAAGATGttgcaaaattattaaatcaCACTTTAGTTTATTCAACGGAAAGActtacttcaattttttcctggGCAACTACTTCCCATACTTCTTTGTTGAGGTAGAATTCAGCCAATGTTTTAGAGTGAATGTGTTCAAAGTCAATTAAACTTGAAATCAGATTCAACAAATTTGGAAGCCTGAAAGTAATTCCTTTTAATTCAAACGCAATGTCCTGTGGTTCATTGTTTCTTCTCCTGTTCTATGATTTAGaaacaaaacggaaaaagtAATTAACATAGTGTGAATGTGATGGCCATGTAATGACTAAATAAGTGTAATGGTTTAACAAGTGGAACATCATTTCACCTTAAAAGTTAACGCCAATTTTCTGAAACTTAAGGTGGATCTTGACAGCCAGAGATAGCCACACTAACTGCTACAGAATCTGTCACACTTTACATTTTGCAattctcaaaattttttcaaaaaggtaaaatttaaaaaataactcgCATGTTTCAAGTACTTCAAAGTTCAAATCCACATCTCTCGGCTATCTACGAGATTTATCAAGCAGAAAGCAGAGCAGACGACGAACCTTCCATCCCCCAAAATTCCACTCGAGCTAAtcaccatctagcggtaacGCCTATTCACGTTGAAtcaccatctagcggtaacGCCTATAcatgttgaaaattcaaaaattcaatcggAACAAACGTCCCAAAAACACCctcacccttttttttaggGAATCGAAAACACTTGCCAGGTCTAGTTTACTAATACGAAATCATCATATCATTTTACTTTAGCTTACAAGTATATAGTACTGAACGATccaacagtaaacaaaaaataaatgaattttgcAAAACGAGTAGATATTTAACGAGAAAATTTCAACTACAGTTCTACATTTATACTGTTGCTGTAGCAACGCCCTAATCGGCCCTAATAAAACTCCAAATTAAGAGTAAAGAACTTGTTGTCCAACCAGTTGATTTGAATTCCGCTCACGACCAATGTCGACAGAAATGCAGAAATGCAAAAAGGCGCAATTCAGCAACACGGGGGAATTCGGTGGGTTTACGGTAACCGATGACAAAAGTGAGTGAACTGGTGGGAGCCAACTTCTTACTGCTCCATTATTCCATTATTCCATTATTCTCCATGATCTCCAACTCCATTATTGCGACAACGAGAATCAGTAGCTTTGTGATATTGATCTTGTTACGgtaattctttttcctttggtATAGAAGGCAAATCTGAATTTCGGTTTACGGCGAAGGTAGAGAGATAAAAAGTTGGGGGGTTCAACAAGCGATGATGAAACTCATGAAAGGGAGCTTACTGGGAAACATCTCCTTATCATCCATGTGACATCGCCAGCCAGTTACCTACCTTACAACAGGTTACAATGGTTACATTGCTatttggaaataatttaaatttctcacCTTTTTCACGTCCAAATGTCaaggagaaaaataacaagttcATAAGTAAGGAATTCTCCTCTCAGTCGTCGACATCATTTTGCTATACGTGCTAAAATTTAACTACGccgtaaaaatttaaaaactgccCAGTTGTCTTCCTCCCGACGCCAGGTGCCTGGACCATAATTGGAATCAACAGCTACCACCAAGCTACCAGCTACAAGCTACACTAAGCGTCTAATTCTAAACAATTTGGTTAAAATCAAGTAACCAGCGAGTCCAGccagaacagaaaaaaaaaacacaaatcacTTGAACTTTAAATTTATAGATTCTTATGCAATTGAAAACGGCGACATAATTAACCACAGTTCACagaaaaggaacagaaaaaagtttagATATGATAATAGCAAGGAGAGAGAGCACATCcgtcgctgtgtgtgtgtactacttGTTAATACCAAATATTCTATAATTGAtataacaattttaacaatGGAGTCGAATGGACACACCAGGGGCGCCAACCCCCCAGCCAAAGAAGGATATACGGATCTGATTCTAGCACAAATATCTCCCTCACATACACGCACTTCTCAAGCGGTTGGCCACATGATACACCCGGCGGTGCACGACGCAGACAACATTAGTTTCCAGCAGAAGCCATGCGCATTATGATCACTGAAGGATATTCGGCTAGCCCGTATAGAGCGCAGCACCAACTTATATGCAACACATTCCCATTCAACACGACGGAGCAAGGCAATTAACCCAATGACTGCGCAAACAAGGGCACTTTGCACTGCCAGAACAGCACCAGTTTCCGATTATTCCACATTTCATTCGCCTTTTGTGCTGACTGAGGAATATTGGACCGATCCCAATATCGACGAAAACGTCCCCCAGCCAACCCTCCCGAGTTCCCTCTCCAGCAACAAGTCACGGGGTCCGATAATCTTTCATGTAACGCCGCAGTGGCGCCAGAGCGGGTGTATCACCAACCAACAATACTCACATGTGGGATCGAACCCTGGTCCCCTAGTGCACCACTGCACCTATTCCTAAATGACGCCTTTTCCAATACACCCACTCGCCCCCTactaattattgaaaaagaaaagggttttaaattttagcgGATCATCACCAGACAAGGAATCTCGATACTGGTTAACTTTGAACACActtcatgaaaaaaatgcgataaattaaaaaaaaaaagatgcgcaCGAAAAGCCCAAACTGTTCTGGGAATAGTCGATGATCGTCGACCCGGATCAGTTTCTgacattttattcatttcgtgcgctatttcttctttcatttctcttaatatttttttctccaacttaaattgaattttcgtagaaattctttcagtttttccctTAAATTCGATGTGTTTGCaactttattctttattttagtttatttattactttattCTGCTGTTAATTAAAATTCGTAAGTATTTcggccttttaaaaaaaaattaactaccCCAGTAGATGACATCTCGACCCTGAtaaattttagttatttttttttaaatttttttattagcagTTAATAAAATTACTAAAGGTAGCTTGATTTAAAGTATACCTAACATAAATGGATTCGTTGATTTTAACCCTTTCAGGACTTCACGTTATAATCAATATTTCTCGGTCAAAAGTATGCattcttcaattaatttaggtattaaaaaaaaacactcgaTACTTTCTACACCACAATATTGTTTTtcgcaaaaaagaaacatcatAACGatgtcaaaatagaaaaaaatttaaaaaaaaaggtttaagcCTTGAACGCTAGGTGGCTTCAACTTTGATGAATTGCGGAAAAATTGaactgaaaattaaattgaaataaataaattgaattgagaAAAAACTGCGGTGATGGAAATAGAGCAGTAAGTTAATAAGCAAGCACTGCATTATCCTATTACAATCAAAGAAAAGCGGAAAAGCCTTCCACTTTGTCTTTTACCTTCTTTTACCCCACCCTCTCTTCGTTTCGTCAGGTCTAAATGACCCTCTTTTTCACTGTTACTTTTTGTTCAATGAGCCCCTCATTTTCTTCACATTTCCATCATTTTGGTGAAATTGCCGACAGCAAAGGCGAGCAAGGACTGACTGAGCAATCCATCAGAAACTGAGGAGAAGAAATTGTTACCAGTCACTCATTCATTCATTGTGATTCTCCATACGAACAAGCGGcacttcaattttctttcgtttcatttttgatctgttctacgaagaaaaataattgatttgatGTATAGATAAAGTGGACTTGCTTAATACAGAGTAGACACTCGCAGGCGGAACCGTTCCTTTCTCAgttcatttgtttctcttaCTAGATGATTCTAGTACGACTATAGTGGAACAAAATGTTAACCCGGTAATTTAAACTACCAAACTAGAATAAGTTAAGTTTTCGACTCAAACAAGAAAGCTCGCTCAACGTTTCAGTTACCAAGATAGGTCGAAATCATGTTATAACGTCGCACAACCCGGAGGAATCCAGACACCAGAAATGCGGAATCCTCGGCTTGATTATATCTCGAAAGTCTATAACTcggtggtaaaaaaaaaacaatctcgTGACTAATAACATCAGAGATCACAAACTAGTTCACAACAAACATggaacgggagaaaaaaaataccaaaataaataaattaaacgaaGGGAGAGATTACAAACCACTGTCAAGCAAACGATCGAAAATCCCCTTTTAGAAACCAACGTTAAAACACAAAGACTATGACTATCAGCTGTTTGCAATTTTGGTCATTATCATCCGAAAAAGTCCTATAAAATGCTGACACCAAGACAAGTGTAATCACACCGCTACAACAACCCCGCGTACACACGTATAGGGAGTGTAGGGTATTCGGTCGTTTCAAACAACGCCCCATTCTACACCACACAAACCGACACAAACGGAAACAAGCAAAGGAGCCAGTCTTGCGTTTTCTGTGTCTACTCAATTCGAGATTCAGACGGTTACGGTTCTCTAATTAAAGTAAATTTAGGCCAAAGTCGGCCAAAGTTCAATTAGCAATCGACAACTTAACATTCGCAAATTCAACTGGCGCCTGGCAAAAGAACTGAACCTCAATTGAAATGACTGGCAACGCGAGTACTTCCGGTGAGCCTTCCGGAtgaggaaaatagaaaaacagacACTTGGCCGTTCTGACACACACAggggaaaagaacaaaattaaattccacatACCGGTATGATAATGCGCTGCTACTGTCTCTGTATTCGAATTCGACGGGTTGGCCACTCCAAATGATTAGGGAAGGCGATTGTCCTGTCCATCGGTCGTCGACAACGCCATTCACGCATCCAGGCAAAACACCACTGAACTACAATTGGGTAAACAGAATTGAGACAAATCGCGAGTGATAAAACTCGAATAAAACTAGAGAGTTGCATCGGCCGAATCAGAAGTATGGATTCCGTGCAGGGGAATAGAAACTGGTGACACTTTCCACAATGGCCGAGAGCCAGAGACGATTACCAGTTCGTTCTCGATCTTAGTTATCGCCTCCGCTATCCGGCGCTCCTGGCTGTTGAGGGCTGCTTCCGCCAACGTCACCCATTTTGTTAAGCTGGACATTAATCACCTGAGAGAAAAAACCTCTCCACAATAGCCTGTTAAAATTATCAGGTCAAAAACTGCTGCATTCCTAATGAAGCGATTAACATTTCGTTCGTTTACCTCAATCGCTGCTTTACGTCCCAGGGTGAACGAATGGGACTCGACTGTCGCCAACGATTCGCTGCTGTTGTGGCGGACTCGGCTATCACATCTGAGAGATAAGGccaatattaaaattaataaaacatgaaaaatgtcCAACAGAGACGAATATTACCAGTGTCTGTATCGATAACGTGGCGAATTTTGAATGTTGAGGGCTTGAGGCTACCATCCATTCGCCTGAGCAGTTGAGTCATACAGTCAATACTAGCAAGAGACTGCATTCTCTAATACCAGTTTCATAAAATGTCCATTTCAGTAATTTCGGTTTCTGCTATCGCCTCTGCAGAAGGGAACTTTTATCTTCCCTATTCAGTTTCCAGAATTGTGTGGAGTTGAAACAACCTCCTCAGGCTCCATTTTGCTTGGCAGGACTAACTTTCAGGGGAGTCAAAGTCATTGAGAGGAACTTGAGCtgagaagagaaagattttGTAAAATCATGAAATCGCAATTTAGTTTATTCAAGGGAACGACTTACTTAAATTTCTTCTGgtgctttttttctcctcctgtTCTATCTTCTATGATTCAGatacaaaacagaaaaacgaaGTTAAGATAGTATGAATGTGATGGCTGGTTTAACCAGTGGTTCATTTCCCTTTATAAACGTCAATTATCTCAAAATTGAGATCCATTCTGACATCCACTCGCACAGCTATAGATTCTGACACATTGCACATGCAATCGTTAGCTAGAATATTGTCATTTAGCTGTCAGATCTCAGATGACTCAGACATAGTCTCACAGATGTTCCACCACGCTCACAAATCGAGTGAAATGACAAGACACTCGATGACGTTGTTGCTTGTTCTTAGTCCTTACTCGCTTTGTTGAATAGAGCAGACGAAATCTCAATGTTTACCCATTATTAATCGATTATCGAATCGATGGAGAACTAAATATCGATACACTGTTGTTACTAGTCAAATTAGACAATTCATTACGAAATACGAATGGGGATTGAGAAGAATCAGGTATATTTAGAGCTCAATGATTTCTAGTTAGAAATAGTATTTATTCATCACCATCAACATTTGATCAATCCAtgtgaattgaaaaacaaacaaacataatCGACGTGCGCCTCCCGTGTCGTCGTGACTTTACGCGGGTCGTAAGCTAACATCGTCaacattttgttaatttctttaaatttctttcaatttaattttatttcgaattgaataaatgaatgaacgagacttttatatatttttcttgattagcCAATAACTTACAATGATTGCCTTTGTTAGCGGGTGCGTTGCTCTTCTGATGGCCATTGATGTTGTTGTCCCGTTTTCCGTCGTCAACTTGGCCGTCCCCGGGTGATTCGTTggttgttgtggctgttgaTAATGTTGAGTGACGGGCCGGTGGTGTTTGTGGTAGGGAACTGCtgaatcattcaaaaaagaaaccaacaaaCCCTCAAATGAATCGAAATCGATTggctcaacaacaacatccattGAAAATCGAGAAATTACTAAAGGCAGCGCAGGGCACGGCCGTGTAGCCAAGGCCGGCGGCAAGGTCGTGTAAGCGTACATGGCGTGCGGGCAACGCTGGGTCGTGTGGGTGCCCTTTTCCACCggcatcgtcgtcgtcatcctgCTCGTCCCATTGGTGGACTCGGTCTCGATGACGTCAGTCcgttggtggtggcggcgTCTTCGCGGTCCGTCGCCAAATCGACCAGCGGCAGCAAAGTCCGCCCTCCTTGCACCATCCTCAGCTGATCTGTTGCgggaaatttgataaaaatagaaaaacccGAGCAACGtggaagaaagaataaagaaagtttTGGCCCTTTACTGTAGAGGTAGACTTGGAGTTGCTGGAAGGAATAGGATCCGTCGTAGGGGCCGAGTCCGACGGTGACGGCGTCTCTGCGCAATCCGTCGATGAGCCGCTTGGCAAACACCTGGTGCTCGTTGGCCTGCCCGATGCGGATTTGCATTTGCTTCCAGTCCAACAGCTGTTGGAAGATCTTCCTCTCCAAATTGTACCTGCCACttacaaatagaaaaacgcatttccaatttcaaatcatttcaacattatttgattatttcaccTTCGGGTTTTGGCTTGAGCGGCGCGGTTGACGGAAATGGGAATTTCCGCTTTCTACTTGATCCGCTCGCTGTGCGGATGAGTTGCCGTCGGCGGGTGGGCAGACGATCCTTCGTGTTCCGAACGGCGCTCCGATTTGGTCCGCTTCCGGCTCGACTCGACATCGTCCATCAACGGCGAGTGGGTCGTCGTTTTGTTGTTCAAACTACTCGACGATCGGTTCAAATTCTCGCCGTCCTGCCCGTTCATCATCTGCTGCTCCGACGGCGAGCGGATGaaatccagcagcagagtGGCCGAATCGGTCCGGCGGATCAGCGCCGACGAATTGATGTCCTCCTCGGAGCGAGCGACCAGGTCACTGAATTCGGAATCCTTTTG
The window above is part of the Daphnia pulex isolate KAP4 chromosome 3, ASM2113471v1 genome. Proteins encoded here:
- the LOC124191020 gene encoding uncharacterized protein LOC124191020 gives rise to the protein MQSLASIDCMTQLLRRMDGSLKPSTFKIRHVIDTDTDVIAESATTAANRWRQSSPIRSPWDVKQRLRLLWRGFFSQVINVQLNKMGDVGGSSPQQPGAPDSGGDN